In the genome of Candidatus Atribacteria bacterium ADurb.Bin276, the window TCCATTTTAGGGAGAGTACCATATCATCCTAGATGTAATAACAATCCTTTTTTAATTGTATAGCCAAGACCAAGGTAAAATACCTTCCCCCTTAGAAAATCTGGAAACAAGGTAATTGTTCTCGCCAATAACTCTGGTGGATGGGAGATCCAATCGATGATTAGAATCAGTAAAAATTTTGAAAAGAAACCCTCAAATATAGATTTAAAGTACTTTAAAAAATTTTCTTCATTGATTTCCTAAAAAAAACAAAAACCCTCTTGACAATTGTGTAGAAAATATCCTATATTTTACACGTGTAAACTACACGTGTAAATTTTTATGATTAAAAAATTTCGATCTAGCAATTCAACACGGTTTCTCATGTAAGGAATTACAATTTTAAGGGGGTGAAAGTCATTTTTTAAAGTAAATCTATATCAACAGGTCAATTTTTTATTAAGTTGTAAATTTTAAGGAGTTATAAAAAAGGAGGATGGAAAAGTGAAGAAATTTGGAGGTTTAGTTCTATTCATATTCGGAATATTGTTAATTTGTCAAATAGCGGCTGCGGATGAATCTAATTGGGGAAACATTGATTGGGTGCAATTCAAAGGAACTCAACTAAATGTTTTAGCTACATCAATGCCAGTCTCAGAAGTTTATAAAAGTAAAATTGCTGAGTTTGAAGAACTTACTGGAATAAAAGTAAATTTCGAATTATTAAACGATGTTGACCGCAAGAAAAAACAATTGGTCGATTATGCTTCTGGTATGGGTGAGTATGATGTCGCCAATGTTGGATTCTCCAACCGAGAAGAATTCGCTCAACCTGGCTATATGGAATCGCTCCAACCTTACTTAGATAATCCCAAACTGACGGATAAAGACTGGTATAACATTGACGATTATCCCAAAGACGTTTTAGCAGGGGGAATATCCGGAGACAAATTGGTGATGATTCCCTTCACCGCTGAATACTTTTTACTTTGGTATCGGAAAGATATTTTTAGTTTGTTAAATCTGACTCCCCCTAAGACACCGACCGAACTAAAAGATGTTGCTGCCAAGCTTGAAGAAGCACGAAAAGATGGGAAAATAGAAGAATTTGCATTTATTGAACGGACCATGTCCGGAGCCAGCGAAGGAGGGTGGAACCTCTTTTGTACGGCTCATCGATTGGGATTCGATTTTGTGGATTTCAAGGACATGATTTCCTATACCAATACGCCCAAGGGCATCGAAATCATGAGTTTTTATACCGATTTATGTAAACAATATGGACCACCCGGTTCAGCCAATTGGACCTGGACTGATATTGGAGCCGCCGCCGCTCAAGGGAAACTGGCAATGGTTGTAGGAGGAAATGCGTCTTACGCTTACCTTGAAGACAAAAATACTTCAAAGGTTGCCGGGAAAATGGGTTATGTCCCTCCACCAATGGAAAATGGAAAAGATCCTTTATGGATTTGGGGATGGGCAATTAATGCCAAATCAAAAAATAAAGAAGCCGCTTGGCTTTTAGTACAATGGTTAACTTCCCCGAATTTGATTACTGAAATGGCACCACTTTATGGATGCCCGGCGCGAAAATCAGTTTATTCACTTCCTGAATATATCGAAGCGATGCCAAGCCAGGAATTCATCGACTCCCAGCTTTGGATGATGGAAAATGGTATTGATCCTGATACTCAATTTCTACTCACCCCAATGTATGGAGAGGTTGCCGATTTAGTTTCTAAGGAAATGAATGCAGTTGTTGCTGGTATCAAAACCGTAGAACAAGCCTGTCAAGATGCTGAGGCGGCCTTAATAAAAATTGGATTTAAAGCATCAGTTCAATAAATTCTTTATCCCTCCATGGTTTCAAGCCATGGAGGGATATCTACTCCTATGAGAATACAACGGACAACTCAAGAAGATCGTCGTTTTATTATATGGTCAATTCTTCCATCACTCTTTGCCGTAGTGCTGGTCGGGGGAGTGCCAGTTCTCTATACCTTTATCCTTTCTTTAAAGAATTACCAGCTTATCAAGCCACCTGGTGTTTTTATTGGTTTAGGGAATTATATCGATCTCTTAACGAACAATCCACGATATATCCATGCAATCCTTTTCACTATTCTTTTTGCAGTGGGAGCCGTGGTGATCGAAATAGTGATTGGTTTTTTAGTAGCCTCTGTTTTAGCCGATGAAGAAGTGACCTCAAGATATTCATCCTTAATACGAACTCTCATTTTAATACCTTTTGTTGTAGCCCCAGTGGTGGTTTCCTATACTTATAAAACTCTCATTTACGATGTGACATTTGGATATTTGAACTATTTTTTACAATTGGTTCATCTTCCAGTTTTTGATCTCAGTCAGGGAATATATAGTGCTCCGATAGGTATTTTGGTCATGGAAGTAATCTTAAGAACTCCATTTGTAACTCTTATATTATTTGCCGGGATTTCCTCAATTGATGCTTCAATATTTGATGCCGGAGCAATTGATGGAGTTTCATGGTGGAAAAGAATGTATCTTTTAACTCTTCCCATCATTAAACCAATCATAGTCGTCGCTTTTGCTTTTCGATTCATGGATGCTCTGAAAATGTTTGATGAGATATATGTGATAACTGGTGGTGGGCCAGGGTATATTACTGAAAATGCTTCAATTTTTGCTGTTCGATATGGATTTGAATATTTTCGAATGGGTTATGCCGCTGCTTCAGCCTTCATTTTTTTAATCGTTGTCTTGGTACTGATAATGAGTTTTTTAAAGTGGTCAAAGTTCGAGGAGGGAATGGCCTAATGAAGATTCGTCAAGCAAAAAGCCTCCGTCGTTTTCTAAAATATCTTTTTTTGGCAGTGGTTGCCTTTATTGGACTTATACCTTTTATCCTTATTGTATTAACTTCTATTAAGACTACTGTCGATGCTCTGGCTATGCCCCCAAAATGGTTCTTTATCCCCACCCTTCAAAACTACCAAAAATTGATTGCTAGTATTGATTTTCTCAAATCAATAAAAAATAGTCTCATAATAGGAGTAGGGGCTACTATAGCTGCAACTGGATTAGGGATTACAACTTCCTACACTTTAACCCGGTTTCGTTTTAAGGGCGATAAGGCTTTTTCATATTTTATATTAGCTTTGAGAATTGTTCCTCCTATTACTTTTGTAATTCCCTATTTTTTAATTTGGCGGTCTTTAAAATTAGCTGATACTTATTTTTCAATGATTACCATGTATGTGACATT includes:
- a CDS encoding putative ABC transporter-binding protein precursor, producing the protein MKKFGGLVLFIFGILLICQIAAADESNWGNIDWVQFKGTQLNVLATSMPVSEVYKSKIAEFEELTGIKVNFELLNDVDRKKKQLVDYASGMGEYDVANVGFSNREEFAQPGYMESLQPYLDNPKLTDKDWYNIDDYPKDVLAGGISGDKLVMIPFTAEYFLLWYRKDIFSLLNLTPPKTPTELKDVAAKLEEARKDGKIEEFAFIERTMSGASEGGWNLFCTAHRLGFDFVDFKDMISYTNTPKGIEIMSFYTDLCKQYGPPGSANWTWTDIGAAAAQGKLAMVVGGNASYAYLEDKNTSKVAGKMGYVPPPMENGKDPLWIWGWAINAKSKNKEAAWLLVQWLTSPNLITEMAPLYGCPARKSVYSLPEYIEAMPSQEFIDSQLWMMENGIDPDTQFLLTPMYGEVADLVSKEMNAVVAGIKTVEQACQDAEAALIKIGFKASVQ
- the sugA_9 gene encoding Trehalose transport system permease protein SugA, producing the protein MRIQRTTQEDRRFIIWSILPSLFAVVLVGGVPVLYTFILSLKNYQLIKPPGVFIGLGNYIDLLTNNPRYIHAILFTILFAVGAVVIEIVIGFLVASVLADEEVTSRYSSLIRTLILIPFVVAPVVVSYTYKTLIYDVTFGYLNYFLQLVHLPVFDLSQGIYSAPIGILVMEVILRTPFVTLILFAGISSIDASIFDAGAIDGVSWWKRMYLLTLPIIKPIIVVAFAFRFMDALKMFDEIYVITGGGPGYITENASIFAVRYGFEYFRMGYAAASAFIFLIVVLVLIMSFLKWSKFEEGMA